A stretch of DNA from Balearica regulorum gibbericeps isolate bBalReg1 chromosome 7, bBalReg1.pri, whole genome shotgun sequence:
TAACACTGCTGGCCCCTCTCGGGGACCTCCTCAGCATGTCTCTTGCAGCGTGGAGGTGAGGTGGAGATCAGCAGTGCTCGGATGGTTGGAGAGTGAGTGACTCACCCCGCAAACAATCAGTGAACAGTCATAACAGAAACCTTCCACCTGGGCATCTGCTCCTTCACATTGCACTAGTTCTGCCTCCCCTGAAGTAACGGTCATTTCTAAGCCTAAATTGCAgttggggaaactgaggcacaaggaGGATGTGGCACCCCAGGCTTACTGAGCTGAGGATGTTATCCCGACCTCCTGCTGTTCACTTCCAAGCTTTAGCCACAATATAATTTCCTCAGACTTTCTCAGAGATGACCTATGCAGCAGTTCATGCTCAAATACAGATTGAAAATAGTTCTCTCTTACCCACATACATCACCCCTTCTTTAGTCTTCTCTGCAGCCTCCGTCACTCCCTGCTTGGtcttttctgcagcagccaCCACACCTTCTTTAGCAATAGAGAAACCTTTCTTAAAGACATCCATCCTTGTTGCTTGCGAGGGTATTACCTGGACGATCTGAGTGAGGGACAGCAGCAAAAAGCACCTCAAGCCCGGGACTGCAATATGCAGCCTGACCCTCGGCGGATGCTCGGTTTCTCTGCCAGTCTCTGCCTTTGCTCTTACTCCTCCGGTGGACGAAGGCAGTGTGGCAAACCTCGCAGCCCTTGCTGTCTCTTGTTGATGAAGTGCGCTGCAGTGTAGCCAATGCCTGCAAACAGCtgatactgaaatattaatgataTGGATCTGCTTGGGAAGATTTaagaagggagggggagaggaggaggacgaCGACATTGGTGGGTAAGGGACCATCTGGAAAATTTCCAGACagataaagcttttaaaatatgctgcaATGCTCTCACTCAAGGATGCTCTCATGTGAGGAGGAAGACTTTTTATCTAAAGAGCTGAGTTCCTGAAAGGGCATCTCCctgaggctgcagcaggaggcaaACACTAGCTTTCCTGGGTTCCCAGAGGGTGGAGAGCATGTAAAGCTGGTAGCGTTTATAGCAAACAAACAGGGTCAGGTTTCTTGGTCTGGCAGTTACCAGAATCCACCCTGCACAAAATGGTAACAAGAATGTTATTTCTAGTAAATGCTGAGAGAAAAGGGGAACCAGCTAAAGCTTGGTGCTCAAGTGAAGGGGGCTGAAAGTCCCACTTGCCATGTTTGTAATTTCTGAAGGCATTTAGTATAAATTATGGTTTTTGCTTGGCTGTACATCCCGCTACAACAgctcatttctgaaaaatcagataCCTGTTGGGGGAAATCCTGTTTCCTATTTGTTTCTCCGAGTTGCTGTAGACAGAGCTCTGCTCGGCCACTGCAGAGTGAGATGATGTTTTACACTGACGCCATCGCTCACGTCGGAggtctgtgctgcagagcacagcgGGGAGAGAAAATCATCCAGTGGAGAACCGACTGGGGAGATCTTACAGTTTGCACAGAGGATCCAACCAGCCTCAAGGCCTCGCtaggaaaaataccaaaacGTACATGCATTAATCACAGTTGGATATCCTAATGTGCTTAAACTCCAGctaaattgttttctgaagtagATTCCAAGTGGCTCAAATCAGCTATTCTCCCACTAATAAACTGAAATTCAGTGCAAGCACCTGTGAAAGCAACTGCTGGTACAACAAggtgattatttattttttttattattatttaatggTTCCATATCTGGAACTACGGAAACCATGCAACATCGGACTCTGAGCACAAACCCTGACCG
This window harbors:
- the SNCG gene encoding gamma-synuclein, coding for MRASLSESIAAYFKSFICLEIFQMVPYPPMSSSSSSPPPFLNLPKQIHIINISVSAVCRHWLHCSALHQQETARAARFATLPSSTGGVRAKAETGRETEHPPRVRLHIAVPGLRCFLLLSLTQIVQVIPSQATRMDVFKKGFSIAKEGVVAAAEKTKQGVTEAAEKTKEGVMYVGTKTKEGVVQSVTSVAEKTKEQANVVGEAVVASVNTVANKTVEGAETIVATTGVVKKEDLAAPQLPEQPGVAGEGAPAASTGGGGEGENEGN